Proteins from a single region of Sesamum indicum cultivar Zhongzhi No. 13 linkage group LG5, S_indicum_v1.0, whole genome shotgun sequence:
- the LOC105162779 gene encoding uncharacterized protein LOC105162779, which produces MKNVNLVVGLKFRNAAQFRVALRDWCIRHWVDIEFLRNEAARVTAKCKVEGCECRIHTSPIQGGSIFQIKTIKGKHTFVKTYENRLANASYLAKRIENAIRDNPTIPVQQLKNRILSICNVDVSRFMVMRAKKEALERIRGDDRKQYKLLWDYCETVRNCNPGSKRILKKPENSDPLIFDRMYFSLHALKKRFMEGCRPIIGLDGCFLKTVYGGQLLVAMGRDENNNMFPITMVVTQVENKDTWDWFVSELLDEIGGMGTTKYSFISDTHKGLLRP; this is translated from the coding sequence atgaaaaatgtaaatcTGGTAGTTGGGTTGAAATTCCGAAATGCTGCACAGTTTAGGGTGGCTTTGAGGGACTGGTGCATACGGCACTGGGTAGATATTGAGTTTTTAAGAAATGAAGCTGCAAGAGTGACTGCAAAATGTAAAGTGGAGGGTTGTGAATGTAGGATCCATACCTCACCAATACAAGGTGGATCTATATtccaaattaaaacaataaaggGCAAGCATACATTTGtaaaaacatatgaaaatagGCTTGCCAATGCATCTTATCTtgcaaaaagaattgaaaatgcaataaGAGATAATCCAACAATTCCTGTTCAACAACTCAAAAATAGAATTCTCTCAATATGCAATGTGGATGTGAGTAGATTTATGGTGATGAGAGCCAAAAAAGAAGCTTTAGAGAGAATTAGGGGGGATGATAGAAAGCAATACAAACTGTTGTGGGATTATTGTGAAACTGTCAGAAATTGTAATCCAGGGTCTAAGCGCATACTTAAAAAACCAGAAAATTCTGATCCCCTAATTTTTGATAGAATGTATTTCAGTCTCCATGCTTTAAAGAAGAGGTTTATGGAAGGGTGTAGGCCAATCATAGGCCTTGATGGCTGTTTCTTAAAAACTGTTTATGGGGGTCAATTGCTTGTGGCTATGGGAAgggatgaaaataataatatgttccCAATTACGATGGTTGTAACACAAGTAGAAAATAAGGACACTTGGGATTGGTTTGTGAGTGAGCTTTTGGATGAAATAGGGGGTATGGGCACCacaaaatactcttttatttctGATACACATAAAGGTCTGTTGAGGCCTTAA